In Montipora capricornis isolate CH-2021 chromosome 4, ASM3666992v2, whole genome shotgun sequence, a single genomic region encodes these proteins:
- the LOC138047047 gene encoding galanin receptor type 1-like: MLWRSREPGQQVINEAERSFKIVFYCFLFIFGSLGNVLVIVVVKGKPKRTINDFFILNLAAADLTFLWCSVPFYTYELFETFEKNMFYCKFIWPLMSVTLSVSVSTLTSMSIERCRGITNPLQPRIKLKATLIWILLIWIVVFVTFIPLMIVAKSGDAQCAEGWPNIYFRQAYTAVLFGFQYVIPLMIIITAYLRIAFWLMTTRLPMRTAINSRGQVVKQKTRTENVQIIQTLAVIVFLFMACMLPNQIAWLLLDFGGESHRKLSEAFWTFAEALIFLHASINPIVYGTLTHQFRKGYVRYFVYVFCCRKKSLRLRGTSRNDTTKRKNRNQQGATVKQFLDVSYDDEKIVEDTKL; the protein is encoded by the coding sequence ATGCTGTGGCGGAGTCGGGAGCCAGGCCAACAAGTTATAAACGAAGCTGAACGAAGCTTCAAAATTGTTTTCTattgctttctttttatttttggttcCTTGGGAAACGTATTGGTTATTGTGGTCGTAAAAGGGAAACCTAAACGCACCATAAACGACTTCTTCATTTTAAACTTAGCAGCAGCAGACTTGACGTTCTTATGGTGTTCTGTCCCATTTTATACTTACGAGCTCTTTGAAACATTTgaaaagaacatgttttattgcaaatttaTTTGGCCTTTGATGTCGGTGACTCTTTCTGTGAGCGTCTCCACCTTAACTTCAATGTCAATAGAGCGATGCAGGGGAATCACGAACCCACTACAGCCCAGAATCAAGCTAAAAGCCACTCTAATTTGGATACTCTTAATTTGGATTGTCGTTTTTGTCACATTTATTCCATTGATGATTGTGGCAAAATCGGGTGATGCTCAGTGTGCAGAAGGATGGCCAAACATTTATTTCAGGCAAGCGTATACTGCAGTGTTATTTGGATTTCAGTACGTGATCCccttaatgataataatcacGGCGTACCTTAGAATTGCCTTCTGGCTCATGACAACACGGCTACCAATGCGAACTGCAATAAACTCTCGTGGGCAAGTAGTCAAACAGAAGACGCGAACTGAAAACGTGCAAATAATACAAACATTAGCGGTTATTGTATTTCTTTTCATGGCGTGTATGCTGCCGAATCAGATTGCTTGGTTGTTGCTCGATTTTGGGGGCGAGTCCCACAGGAAACTTTCCGAAGCTTTCTGGACTTTTGCTGAGGCACTAATTTTCTTACACGCATCCATAAATCCTATTGTATATGGAACCCTGACGCACCAGTTTCGCAAAGGATACGTTCGGTATTTTGTCTATGTGTTTTGCTGTAGAAAAAAAAGCCTTCGATTGAGAGGCACTTCCCGAAATGATACAACGAAGCGAAAAAACAGAAATCAACAAGGTGCAACTGTCAAACAATTTTTGGATGTTTCTTATGATGACGAGAAGATTGTCGAAGATACAAAACTCTGA